The Verrucomicrobium spinosum DSM 4136 = JCM 18804 genome includes a region encoding these proteins:
- the rpoN gene encoding RNA polymerase factor sigma-54 has protein sequence MSSQGLFQHQALKQVIGPQMQQSLQILQAPAMELQQIIQQEVAVNPVLEVESPEVSIEQTASEDPDSDISNLSRLDEEWREYYAQNRAQSSPRTSDDEERHRFMMDSIVAQTTLQEHLLSQLNLSEVQDSQMREMCEFIIGNIDDDGLLHTTLEELSLRHALRLDDLEKAKALVQSFEPAGVGAENLRECLLLQLERQGRKASLAYRIVDHHLGDLAHKRYTLLSKKLAAPPDQISRAVEVIAGLDPRPAQGFAVMRNHYVTPDIHVERQNSEFVAVMNNTDLPHLRISNAYKDILAQPETGSEARSYIREKIRGAKFLIRSIAQRQQTIQRIASEILKHQHDFFEKGPSQLKPLNMATVADAVGVHETTVSRAIAGKYMATPHGVFELKYFFTSGVRTEAGDDVSNTAVKNSIAEIIKNEPPQKPYSDEQLVKHLGQRGIKVARRTVAKYREAMGVLPSHLRKSA, from the coding sequence ATGTCAAGTCAAGGCCTCTTTCAGCATCAAGCGCTCAAGCAGGTCATCGGGCCTCAAATGCAGCAGAGCCTGCAGATTTTGCAGGCGCCTGCCATGGAACTGCAGCAAATCATTCAACAAGAAGTCGCCGTGAACCCGGTGCTCGAGGTTGAGTCTCCTGAAGTTTCCATCGAGCAGACAGCCTCCGAAGACCCCGATTCGGACATCTCGAATCTCTCTCGCCTGGACGAAGAATGGCGCGAGTACTATGCCCAGAATCGCGCGCAGTCCTCCCCTCGCACATCCGACGACGAGGAGCGGCATCGCTTCATGATGGACTCCATCGTGGCACAGACCACGCTTCAGGAACATCTGCTGAGCCAGCTCAACCTGAGCGAGGTGCAGGACTCTCAAATGCGTGAGATGTGTGAGTTCATCATCGGAAACATAGATGATGACGGATTGCTTCACACGACGCTGGAGGAGCTAAGCCTGCGTCACGCCCTTCGCCTCGATGACCTGGAAAAGGCCAAAGCTCTCGTTCAGAGCTTCGAGCCGGCCGGAGTGGGCGCAGAGAACTTGCGTGAGTGTCTGCTATTGCAACTGGAGCGCCAGGGGCGTAAAGCAAGCCTGGCCTATCGCATTGTGGATCATCACCTCGGGGACCTCGCCCACAAGCGCTACACTCTGCTTTCCAAAAAGCTCGCCGCCCCTCCTGATCAAATTAGCCGCGCCGTGGAGGTTATCGCCGGACTGGACCCGCGTCCCGCGCAGGGCTTCGCCGTGATGCGAAATCACTACGTCACGCCGGATATTCATGTGGAGCGGCAGAACTCCGAGTTTGTGGCGGTGATGAACAACACCGATCTCCCACATCTCCGCATCAGCAATGCCTACAAAGACATTCTGGCACAGCCCGAGACCGGCAGCGAAGCTCGCAGCTACATCCGGGAGAAAATTCGTGGAGCCAAATTTCTCATCCGCAGCATCGCGCAGCGCCAGCAGACGATTCAGCGAATCGCCTCTGAAATCCTGAAGCACCAGCACGACTTCTTCGAAAAGGGGCCGAGCCAGCTCAAACCCCTGAACATGGCGACTGTCGCAGATGCAGTCGGCGTGCATGAAACCACCGTGAGCCGGGCCATTGCTGGCAAATACATGGCCACTCCACACGGTGTGTTCGAGCTGAAATATTTTTTCACCAGTGGCGTACGCACCGAGGCCGGCGACGACGTCAGCAATACGGCAGTGAAGAACTCGATTGCAGAGATCATCAAAAACGAGCCTCCGCAAAAGCCCTACTCGGACGAGCAACTGGTCAAGCACTTGGGTCAGCGCGGCATCAAGGTCGCACGCCGTACCGTGGCCAAGTACCGGGAGGCCATGGGGGTACTTCCTAGCCATTTGCGCAAAAGTGCGTGA
- a CDS encoding LolA family protein: MRIREMWCLAVTAVALIAGRAGFAATPDEARTALEKWLVSASKVNSVQAKFDQLRQLKSVRKPLKREGQMWMEKTGGFRWQVGQVPDLLVQRGRDGSLWVLDGKDKKARVWSKEALEAQEKDGKGQGFAMIQSMQAISLKEFEEQFKVRGGEPDANNADLWTFELGLKDNKAALFVIKVTLKGNVKEGALHALTIHMRDGSSMTTAITEYRLNGAIPDSVFKVDTAGYEVEKE; the protein is encoded by the coding sequence ATGAGGATTCGAGAAATGTGGTGTCTGGCAGTCACAGCGGTCGCACTGATCGCAGGTCGCGCCGGATTCGCGGCCACTCCCGACGAGGCCCGGACTGCGCTGGAGAAGTGGCTGGTTTCGGCCTCTAAAGTGAATTCGGTCCAGGCCAAGTTTGACCAGTTGCGCCAGCTCAAAAGCGTGCGCAAGCCGCTCAAGCGGGAGGGCCAGATGTGGATGGAAAAGACAGGTGGTTTCCGCTGGCAGGTCGGACAGGTGCCTGATCTCCTGGTACAGCGGGGGAGAGACGGCTCTCTATGGGTCCTGGATGGCAAAGACAAGAAAGCCCGGGTCTGGAGCAAGGAAGCCCTGGAGGCCCAGGAGAAGGATGGCAAGGGGCAAGGGTTTGCCATGATCCAGTCCATGCAGGCGATCTCCTTGAAGGAGTTCGAGGAGCAATTCAAAGTTCGCGGCGGGGAGCCTGATGCCAACAACGCAGACCTCTGGACATTCGAGCTGGGATTGAAGGACAACAAGGCCGCCCTCTTTGTCATCAAGGTTACCCTCAAGGGGAACGTCAAGGAAGGTGCACTGCATGCCCTCACCATCCATATGCGGGATGGATCCAGCATGACCACCGCGATCACGGAGTACCGTTTGAACGGAGCCATCCCGGACAGCGTGTTCAAGGTGGACACTGCGGGGTATGAAGTGGAGAAGGAGTAA
- a CDS encoding DegT/DnrJ/EryC1/StrS family aminotransferase, protein MAVPLLDVNAQNHPLESEFTNAFHRIFHTGHFIMGQEVTSFEQEIAALVKSKHALGISSGTDAILLALMALDIGPGDEVLCPAFTFFATAGCVARTGATPVFVDVCPTCFNLDLRDARKKVTARTKAIVPVHLFGQSADMDGVLELAREKGLRVIEDAAQAIGAGYHGRSVGTMGDFGCYSFFPSKNLGGLGDGGLLVTEDDELAKKAISLRNHGMSPKYYHSHIGGNFRLDALQAAFLRVKLPHYAGYTANRRANAAFYTERLSALPGVGQASLDACAGLSPTPAQQEPAARITLPQALPGHDHIWNQYTLRIAGAGQRDALRDHLAARQIGCEIYYPLTMDQQACFASLPASSKVGCEVSHVLASEVLSIPIYPELTVEQKEEVVAAIAHFLATQSVA, encoded by the coding sequence ATGGCAGTCCCACTTCTCGACGTCAACGCCCAAAATCACCCTCTCGAGTCCGAATTTACCAACGCCTTTCACCGGATCTTCCACACAGGCCATTTTATCATGGGCCAGGAGGTGACCTCATTTGAGCAGGAGATCGCCGCTCTGGTAAAATCAAAACACGCTCTCGGCATCTCCTCAGGGACAGACGCCATCCTGCTGGCCCTGATGGCACTGGACATCGGACCTGGTGATGAAGTGCTCTGCCCGGCCTTCACCTTCTTCGCGACGGCTGGCTGCGTGGCCCGGACCGGAGCCACCCCAGTATTTGTGGACGTGTGTCCAACGTGTTTCAACCTGGACCTCCGCGACGCCCGGAAGAAGGTTACCGCTCGCACCAAGGCCATTGTACCCGTGCACCTCTTTGGCCAAAGCGCCGACATGGACGGTGTCCTGGAACTAGCGAGAGAAAAGGGCCTGCGAGTCATCGAGGACGCCGCCCAGGCTATCGGGGCTGGCTACCATGGCCGGAGCGTGGGCACGATGGGCGATTTCGGATGCTACAGCTTCTTCCCCAGCAAGAACCTTGGCGGCCTCGGCGACGGCGGCCTGCTCGTGACGGAAGACGACGAACTGGCCAAGAAAGCCATCTCCCTCCGCAACCATGGGATGAGCCCCAAGTACTACCACTCTCACATTGGAGGCAATTTCCGTCTCGACGCGCTTCAGGCAGCGTTCTTGCGAGTAAAGCTCCCCCACTATGCTGGTTACACCGCCAACCGTCGGGCAAATGCCGCCTTCTACACAGAACGCCTGAGCGCCCTGCCGGGAGTGGGGCAGGCATCCCTGGATGCCTGTGCTGGCCTTAGTCCCACCCCCGCGCAGCAGGAGCCAGCAGCGCGTATCACTCTGCCACAGGCACTGCCAGGGCACGATCACATCTGGAACCAATACACCCTGCGCATCGCAGGCGCAGGACAACGTGATGCGTTGCGGGATCATCTCGCTGCCCGGCAAATCGGCTGTGAGATCTACTATCCCCTTACGATGGACCAGCAGGCCTGTTTTGCCAGCCTGCCAGCCTCCTCCAAGGTTGGCTGCGAAGTTTCTCACGTGCTGGCCAGCGAGGTCCTGAGCATTCCCATCTACCCAGAACTCACGGTGGAACAAAAGGAGGAAGTCGTGGCCGCAATTGCCCATTTCCTAGCCACACAGTCTGTAGCATGA
- a CDS encoding MFS transporter codes for MTNSTTAIRPDMRLFWACFIALVATSFVFGVRANTIGDLQATFNLSEQEKGAINGAGMWPFALSIIFFSLIIDRIGYKTVAVFAVICHAVALILTLRATGYQSFYWSTLLVSVGNGTVEAFVNPVVATLFPRQKAKWLNILHAGWPAGLALGALFAVLLGSGADKAANLRWAYGACFIPVVIYAALILPRQFPANERVAAGVSYRDMLKEVGAVGFFIITALTVPAVSQMMSQPASLPVVLAIASVVAIAMGLYTRSLGNWLFIFVLITIGPLATTELGTDGWMPDLLKLSGPDFPHFETWIFVYTSVIMTALRFYAGPIVHKFSPIGLLVIGAAIAVVGLLCLSQSAGWVILGAATVYALGKTFLWSTTLGMVSEQFPKGGALTLNGVSAVGVLFLGVLGTPAIGYKQDLDMDKRLSATENVALYAKVKGEEKPTIFGSAPSLDQTKIKTLTPEETKQLERAQAASKLHVFVNIAILPAFMFLCYLGMFLYFKAKGGYKPVALGHADEADPGF; via the coding sequence ATGACCAATTCGACGACTGCAATCCGGCCGGACATGCGCCTCTTCTGGGCGTGTTTCATCGCTCTCGTGGCGACCTCCTTCGTTTTTGGGGTGAGGGCGAATACCATTGGCGACCTTCAGGCCACCTTTAACCTCTCCGAGCAGGAGAAGGGTGCCATCAACGGGGCGGGCATGTGGCCCTTTGCGCTCAGCATCATCTTCTTCAGTCTCATCATTGACCGCATTGGCTACAAGACGGTGGCGGTGTTCGCCGTGATTTGCCACGCCGTGGCGTTGATTCTCACGCTCCGGGCAACGGGATACCAGTCGTTCTACTGGAGCACGCTGTTGGTCTCCGTGGGAAATGGCACCGTTGAAGCCTTTGTAAACCCGGTGGTGGCAACACTGTTCCCCCGCCAGAAGGCAAAGTGGCTCAACATTCTTCACGCTGGCTGGCCCGCAGGTCTGGCCCTGGGGGCGCTCTTTGCCGTGCTGCTCGGATCCGGGGCTGACAAGGCTGCCAACCTGAGGTGGGCGTATGGTGCCTGCTTTATACCAGTTGTGATTTATGCGGCATTGATCCTCCCACGGCAGTTCCCGGCGAACGAACGTGTGGCGGCTGGCGTGAGCTATCGGGACATGCTGAAGGAAGTCGGAGCGGTGGGTTTCTTCATCATCACGGCTTTGACCGTGCCTGCGGTGTCTCAGATGATGAGCCAGCCTGCGTCTCTCCCCGTCGTGCTTGCGATAGCCTCGGTGGTTGCGATTGCCATGGGGCTGTACACCCGGTCCTTGGGAAACTGGCTCTTCATCTTTGTCCTCATCACCATCGGACCACTGGCGACCACTGAGCTGGGTACAGATGGTTGGATGCCCGACCTTCTCAAACTCAGTGGTCCGGACTTCCCGCACTTTGAGACCTGGATCTTCGTGTACACCTCCGTGATCATGACGGCGCTGCGATTCTATGCTGGCCCGATCGTGCACAAGTTCTCGCCCATCGGGCTGCTGGTCATCGGTGCCGCCATCGCTGTGGTGGGGCTTCTCTGCCTGTCGCAATCGGCCGGCTGGGTCATCTTGGGGGCGGCTACCGTCTATGCCTTGGGAAAAACCTTCCTCTGGAGCACAACGTTGGGAATGGTGTCCGAGCAGTTTCCCAAAGGTGGGGCGCTTACCCTGAACGGTGTTTCCGCCGTGGGAGTCCTCTTCCTCGGCGTGCTGGGTACTCCTGCGATTGGCTACAAACAGGACCTGGACATGGACAAGCGTCTCTCCGCGACTGAGAACGTTGCCCTCTATGCCAAGGTCAAAGGGGAGGAAAAACCCACCATCTTCGGCAGTGCGCCGAGCCTGGACCAGACGAAGATCAAGACTCTGACTCCCGAAGAGACCAAGCAACTGGAGCGGGCCCAGGCTGCGAGCAAGCTGCATGTGTTCGTGAACATTGCCATTCTCCCAGCCTTCATGTTCTTGTGCTATTTAGGCATGTTTTTGTATTTTAAGGCCAAGGGCGGCTATAAACCCGTCGCACTGGGGCATGCTGACGAGGCAGATCCCGGTTTCTAA
- a CDS encoding M48 family metallopeptidase: MHPSNPWFWLALLATIGLYKLELFAILLNLKSLVPAVPEKLKNWMNQEQLERSQEYARANARLDVIESSASVGIFITFWWAGGFHAMDQWIQGWGLNPLFTGLAIFAVFSVAQSLLSLPFEIYQTFFVEAEFGFNRTTIHTFIMDRMKGLVLLTALGGPLLAILLWLFDHVPLAALYGWLILTGFSLAMTFLSPRLLLPLFFKFQPLPDEQLKSEIVAMSERLQFPVGDVSLVDGSRRSAKANAFFTGMGRLKRIAIFDTLVENHSREEILAVLAHEIGHSKRRHVPRQIALSLATSALMFTLLHFAVHDPRLTAAFGVTPPTIAWSLLFFGILYRPISTALGWVTSWLSRKHEFEADAYAREAMGGPASLSSALTRMSRDHLSNPTPHPFYVFLHYSHPPVLQRLEALEGKTAG, from the coding sequence ATGCACCCTTCCAATCCCTGGTTCTGGCTGGCGCTCCTGGCCACCATTGGACTCTACAAGCTTGAGCTCTTTGCGATCCTGCTCAATCTGAAATCTCTGGTTCCTGCCGTGCCTGAGAAGCTGAAGAACTGGATGAACCAGGAACAGCTGGAACGTTCGCAAGAATACGCCCGCGCCAATGCCAGACTTGACGTCATCGAGAGCAGCGCAAGCGTCGGTATCTTCATCACCTTTTGGTGGGCTGGCGGCTTCCATGCCATGGATCAGTGGATCCAGGGCTGGGGTCTGAACCCTCTCTTCACCGGACTGGCCATCTTTGCGGTATTTTCGGTCGCACAGTCGCTCCTCAGCCTGCCTTTTGAGATCTACCAGACCTTCTTTGTAGAGGCTGAGTTTGGGTTTAACCGGACAACCATTCACACCTTTATCATGGACCGGATGAAGGGGCTGGTCTTGCTCACCGCCCTGGGCGGACCTCTTCTTGCGATCCTTCTCTGGCTCTTCGACCACGTACCCCTGGCGGCGCTCTACGGGTGGCTCATCCTTACCGGCTTCTCCCTGGCGATGACATTCCTTTCCCCCCGCTTGCTCCTTCCTTTGTTCTTCAAGTTCCAACCCCTGCCAGACGAACAATTAAAGTCCGAGATTGTGGCCATGAGCGAGCGGTTGCAGTTTCCCGTGGGCGATGTCAGCCTGGTGGATGGCTCCCGCCGCAGCGCAAAGGCCAATGCGTTTTTCACGGGCATGGGTCGGCTCAAACGCATAGCGATCTTCGACACCCTGGTCGAGAACCATTCCCGCGAGGAGATCCTGGCAGTGCTGGCCCACGAAATCGGCCATTCCAAAAGAAGACATGTCCCGAGACAGATCGCGCTCAGCCTGGCAACCTCAGCGCTCATGTTCACGCTGCTGCACTTCGCCGTACACGACCCCCGACTCACCGCAGCTTTCGGAGTGACTCCTCCTACCATCGCCTGGAGTCTGCTCTTTTTCGGCATCCTCTACCGGCCGATTAGCACCGCGCTGGGCTGGGTCACCTCGTGGTTGAGCCGCAAGCACGAGTTTGAAGCGGACGCGTACGCCAGGGAAGCAATGGGGGGACCGGCCTCTCTGAGCAGCGCTCTCACCCGAATGAGCCGCGACCACCTCAGCAACCCAACCCCACACCCCTTCTACGTTTTCCTCCACTACTCCCACCCGCCGGTATTACAGCGACTGGAAGCACTGGAGGGCAAAACGGCGGGGTGA
- the gmd gene encoding GDP-mannose 4,6-dehydratase — translation MKKALITGITGQDGSYLAELLLAKGYEVHGIIRRASTFNTSRIDHLYTDPHFDNTRLFLHYGDLTDSVALVKLLYALKPDEIYNLGAQSHVRVSFDIPESTGDIDGLGTLRILEAIRETGLVEKVRFYQASSSEMFGKVQEVPQTEKTPFWPRSPYACAKVYSYWLTVNYRESYNLHASNGILFNHESPRRGETFVTRKITRAATRIKLGLQDKLFLGNLDAKRDWGFAKDYVEMMWMMLQQDQPDDYVVATNETHSVREFVQETFSCLDLDWELYVKHDQRYERPAEVELLIGDPAKAKRQLGWEPKVRFKELVKIMVDADLKLAEAEKRALQV, via the coding sequence ATGAAAAAAGCGCTCATTACCGGCATCACTGGGCAGGACGGTTCTTACCTCGCGGAACTGCTGCTCGCCAAAGGCTATGAAGTACACGGCATCATTCGCCGCGCCTCGACCTTTAATACGAGCCGGATTGACCACCTCTACACCGATCCCCACTTTGACAACACCCGCCTCTTTCTTCACTACGGGGATCTAACGGACTCCGTGGCCCTGGTGAAGCTGCTTTATGCCCTGAAACCCGATGAAATCTACAACCTTGGCGCCCAGAGCCATGTGAGGGTCTCCTTCGACATCCCGGAGAGCACCGGAGATATCGACGGCCTCGGCACTCTGCGGATCCTTGAGGCCATTCGCGAAACCGGGCTCGTGGAAAAAGTCCGGTTCTACCAGGCATCCTCCTCGGAAATGTTCGGCAAAGTGCAGGAGGTTCCGCAGACGGAGAAGACCCCCTTCTGGCCCAGGTCTCCGTACGCCTGCGCCAAGGTGTATTCCTACTGGTTGACAGTGAACTACCGCGAAAGCTACAACCTGCACGCCAGCAACGGCATTCTTTTCAACCACGAATCCCCGCGTCGCGGCGAGACCTTTGTCACACGTAAAATCACCCGCGCCGCCACCCGCATCAAACTGGGGCTCCAGGACAAGCTTTTCCTCGGCAACCTCGATGCCAAACGTGACTGGGGTTTTGCCAAAGATTATGTGGAGATGATGTGGATGATGCTCCAGCAGGACCAGCCCGATGACTATGTCGTGGCTACGAATGAAACCCACAGCGTTCGGGAGTTCGTGCAAGAGACTTTCTCATGCCTCGATTTGGACTGGGAACTATACGTGAAACACGACCAGCGCTACGAGCGCCCCGCCGAGGTGGAGCTCCTCATCGGTGACCCTGCCAAGGCTAAGCGTCAACTGGGCTGGGAGCCCAAAGTGCGTTTCAAAGAACTCGTCAAGATCATGGTTGACGCTGATTTGAAACTTGCCGAGGCCGAGAAACGAGCGCTACAGGTTTGA
- the dusB gene encoding tRNA dihydrouridine synthase DusB, whose product MLPWLSPGKFPLYLAPMAGVTDMVFRSLCKELGADVMVTEFVSAEGILQADERTRKYTEFDDAQRTVGVQLFGADGQRMGEAARKIVDWKSPDFIDINFGCPVNKVVAKNGGSSLLKDCPLLSSVAAGIVKAVPVPVTAKIRIGWDATSINAVEVCRLLEDTGIQAIAIHGRTRAQGYTGQADWGVIAECAAAVKIPIIGNGDIATGMDVARRQRETGVHGVMIGRAAMGNPWVFREAKHFLQHGTHLQPPTTEQRFELMLRHTRLAVHSKRYGSEIQALRSMRNRLMTYTQGLPGSKHLRMRFCHIESITELEDIAAEYLRRKEELACVA is encoded by the coding sequence ATGCTTCCCTGGCTCTCCCCTGGCAAATTCCCCCTCTATCTCGCCCCCATGGCGGGCGTCACAGACATGGTCTTTCGCAGTCTGTGCAAGGAGCTGGGTGCCGATGTCATGGTGACGGAGTTCGTCTCCGCAGAGGGCATCCTACAGGCGGATGAACGCACTCGGAAGTACACCGAATTTGACGACGCCCAGCGCACGGTGGGAGTGCAGTTGTTCGGCGCAGACGGCCAACGCATGGGCGAGGCCGCCCGCAAGATCGTGGACTGGAAGAGCCCCGACTTTATCGACATCAATTTTGGCTGCCCGGTCAACAAGGTGGTGGCCAAAAATGGCGGCTCCTCCCTGCTCAAGGACTGCCCGCTTCTGAGCAGTGTGGCCGCAGGGATCGTCAAGGCCGTACCCGTACCCGTCACCGCAAAAATCCGCATCGGCTGGGATGCCACCTCCATCAATGCCGTGGAGGTGTGCCGACTGCTTGAGGATACGGGCATCCAGGCCATCGCCATCCATGGTCGCACGCGGGCTCAGGGCTACACAGGCCAGGCCGACTGGGGCGTCATCGCCGAATGCGCCGCTGCCGTGAAGATTCCCATCATTGGCAACGGCGACATTGCCACCGGCATGGATGTGGCCAGACGTCAGCGTGAAACCGGCGTGCACGGCGTCATGATTGGCCGCGCTGCCATGGGCAATCCGTGGGTTTTCCGTGAAGCCAAACACTTTCTCCAGCACGGCACTCACCTACAACCGCCGACCACTGAACAGCGGTTTGAGCTCATGCTCCGGCACACCCGGCTGGCGGTGCATTCCAAGCGCTATGGCAGCGAGATTCAGGCGTTGCGCTCCATGCGCAACCGCCTGATGACCTACACCCAAGGCCTGCCAGGCAGCAAGCACTTGCGCATGCGCTTCTGCCACATCGAAAGCATCACCGAACTGGAAGACATCGCTGCCGAGTACCTGCGCCGCAAGGAAGAACTCGCCTGCGTCGCCTGA
- a CDS encoding MFS transporter, which yields MSSNAGIAPNANRLLWAGFMAILAAGVGFSVRGGILGQWSHQFGFTMTELGTITGGGLTGFGVVIILTSLFADKIGYGKLMIAAFLLHFVSAVLTLATPAFFASGGKEAAYWCLFSAMFIFAIGNGVCEAVVNPLTATLFPSNKTHYLNILHAGWPAGLVIGGLASTFMSAKTDASGAVIAAAVDWKIQMSLFLIPVVLYGVMLIGQKFPKSEVESAGVTIGEMVKSVIAPLFFVLIVLHALVGYVELGTDSWIAKITGNIMASPANGLKLMVYTSLLMFALRFVAGPIVHRISPLGLLFVSGILGCIGLTLLGNATSIAMCVVAATVYACGKTFLWPTMLAVTSERFPKGGAVAIGLIGGVGMLSAGLLGGPAIGYKQDYFATKQLEVKAPETYGRYSVAEPKGFLFLPKIKGLDGAKVGVLEDKGKELANVGAALAKDGKQDKNHDALATWWESSKSSVEADIQPVKDATLEGSRMALKVTAAVPAIMAVLYLLLILYFKATGGYKALQVTGEQIAGGVQGPGEG from the coding sequence ATGAGTAGCAACGCGGGCATCGCGCCCAATGCAAATCGCCTCCTTTGGGCAGGCTTTATGGCCATCTTGGCCGCCGGCGTCGGATTCTCCGTTCGCGGCGGAATCTTGGGCCAGTGGTCTCACCAGTTCGGCTTCACCATGACGGAGCTGGGCACCATCACCGGAGGGGGGCTTACCGGCTTCGGCGTTGTGATTATATTGACAAGCCTTTTTGCCGACAAAATTGGCTACGGCAAGCTGATGATCGCAGCATTCCTGCTGCACTTCGTCTCGGCCGTGCTAACGCTTGCCACGCCAGCATTCTTTGCGTCCGGTGGAAAGGAAGCCGCCTACTGGTGCCTCTTCTCGGCCATGTTTATCTTCGCCATTGGTAATGGTGTTTGCGAAGCGGTAGTCAATCCTCTCACTGCGACGCTGTTCCCCTCGAACAAGACCCATTACCTTAACATTCTCCACGCCGGTTGGCCTGCAGGTTTGGTGATCGGTGGTCTCGCTTCCACGTTCATGTCGGCCAAGACGGATGCCTCTGGTGCCGTCATCGCTGCCGCAGTGGACTGGAAGATCCAAATGTCCTTGTTCCTCATTCCTGTCGTGCTCTACGGCGTGATGTTGATTGGGCAGAAGTTCCCGAAGTCCGAGGTGGAGTCCGCTGGTGTGACGATTGGCGAAATGGTCAAGTCCGTCATTGCTCCTCTATTCTTTGTCCTCATCGTGTTGCATGCTCTGGTGGGCTATGTTGAACTGGGCACGGATTCCTGGATTGCCAAGATTACCGGCAATATCATGGCCAGCCCTGCCAATGGATTGAAGCTGATGGTTTACACCTCGCTTCTCATGTTCGCCCTGCGCTTTGTGGCGGGTCCGATCGTTCACCGTATCTCTCCTCTGGGTCTGCTTTTTGTCAGCGGGATTCTGGGCTGCATCGGTCTGACGCTCTTGGGCAATGCGACCAGCATCGCCATGTGTGTGGTGGCCGCCACGGTCTATGCCTGCGGGAAGACCTTCCTCTGGCCGACCATGTTGGCCGTGACTTCTGAGCGGTTCCCCAAGGGTGGTGCGGTAGCCATCGGATTGATTGGTGGCGTGGGAATGTTGTCAGCTGGTCTCCTGGGGGGGCCTGCCATCGGTTACAAGCAGGACTACTTCGCAACGAAGCAGCTTGAAGTGAAGGCTCCTGAAACGTATGGCCGCTACTCTGTTGCCGAGCCCAAGGGGTTCCTCTTCCTTCCGAAGATCAAAGGTCTGGACGGTGCCAAAGTGGGCGTCCTTGAGGACAAAGGTAAAGAGCTTGCCAACGTTGGCGCGGCTCTCGCCAAAGATGGCAAGCAGGATAAGAACCACGATGCTCTCGCCACCTGGTGGGAATCCTCCAAGTCTTCGGTCGAAGCTGACATTCAGCCGGTCAAGGATGCCACACTTGAAGGCAGCCGCATGGCCCTAAAGGTGACGGCAGCCGTTCCAGCGATCATGGCGGTCCTTTACCTGCTCCTGATTCTTTACTTCAAGGCAACTGGAGGCTACAAGGCCCTGCAAGTGACTGGTGAACAGATCGCTGGTGGTGTGCAAGGCCCTGGTGAAGGCTGA
- a CDS encoding Mrp/NBP35 family ATP-binding protein, whose protein sequence is MISEDLVRSTLATVKYPGFSRDIVSFGLVKAVKVEGADVQVEITVATRDANIPRQIHEQATAALQTLQGVGKIKLNFDIKEPPGATPGQNAVQAGIPGVKHVIAVASGKGGVGKSTVSANLAVALSKTGARVGLCDCDLYGPSIAFMFGTDERPYATDDNQIVPIERYGLQLMSMGFLLDDESPVIVRGPMATRYTQQFLRQCAWNNLDYLILDLPPGTGDIQLTIVQTVALSGALLVTTPQEVALIDARKAATMFGKVNVPILGIIENMSHFVCPNDGNIYHIFGKGGGEREAKRLGVPLLGHIPLEIQVRESGDEGKPVALENPAEHPASQAFHNLAKTLVSMIEQRHS, encoded by the coding sequence ATGATTTCCGAAGATCTCGTCCGCTCCACCTTGGCCACGGTCAAATACCCGGGCTTTTCACGGGACATTGTCTCATTTGGTCTGGTCAAAGCCGTGAAGGTGGAAGGAGCGGACGTGCAGGTGGAAATCACAGTCGCGACGCGCGACGCCAACATTCCCCGTCAGATCCACGAGCAGGCAACTGCGGCCCTTCAGACTCTACAGGGTGTGGGCAAGATCAAACTGAACTTTGACATCAAGGAGCCCCCGGGTGCCACCCCGGGCCAGAATGCCGTGCAGGCAGGCATCCCGGGCGTGAAGCACGTCATCGCCGTGGCCTCTGGAAAGGGCGGCGTGGGGAAGTCCACCGTCTCCGCCAACCTAGCGGTGGCCCTGAGCAAAACGGGCGCTCGGGTTGGTCTGTGCGACTGCGACCTTTACGGCCCCAGCATCGCCTTCATGTTCGGCACAGATGAGCGCCCCTACGCCACGGATGACAACCAGATTGTCCCCATCGAACGCTACGGCCTCCAGCTCATGAGCATGGGCTTCCTGCTGGATGACGAGTCGCCCGTCATCGTCCGCGGCCCCATGGCCACGCGCTATACCCAGCAGTTCCTCCGCCAGTGCGCCTGGAACAACCTCGACTACCTGATTCTCGATCTCCCTCCGGGCACAGGCGACATCCAGCTGACCATCGTGCAGACCGTGGCGCTCAGCGGTGCGCTGCTGGTTACCACCCCGCAGGAAGTCGCCCTGATCGATGCCCGCAAGGCAGCCACGATGTTCGGCAAAGTGAACGTCCCCATTCTTGGCATCATCGAAAACATGAGCCACTTTGTCTGCCCGAACGACGGCAACATCTATCACATCTTTGGCAAAGGGGGCGGAGAGCGCGAGGCCAAACGTCTGGGAGTGCCTCTGCTGGGCCACATCCCGCTGGAGATCCAGGTGAGGGAGAGCGGCGACGAAGGCAAACCCGTTGCGCTGGAAAATCCAGCCGAACACCCGGCGAGCCAGGCCTTCCACAACTTGGCCAAGACCTTGGTATCCATGATTGAGCAGCGTCACTCCTGA